A genomic window from Gossypium hirsutum isolate 1008001.06 chromosome D12, Gossypium_hirsutum_v2.1, whole genome shotgun sequence includes:
- the LOC107945652 gene encoding ribosomal RNA small subunit methyltransferase nep-1, giving the protein MVRAYAIKGMKRKNRGEKYDKEEQEHNEQAGEAEKERAKRVAIEKPTEEVEVKEEEEGAEAGTDELVGIPIAPSEKMNNTNGVIFVLEKASLEVAKVGKSFQLLNSDDHANFLRKNNKNPADYRPDITHQALLSILDSPVNKAGRLQAVYVRTEKGVLFEVKPHVRIPRTYKRFSGIMLQLLQKLNITAVGKREKLLRVIKNPVTNYFPVNSRKIGFSYSSDKLVKMRKYVDAVGDDVNLVFVVGAMAHGKIEVDYIDDFIAISGYPLSAAMCIARITEALADKWSIL; this is encoded by the exons ATGGTACGAGCGTATGCTATTAAAGGGATGAAACGGAAGAATAGAGGCGAGAAGTATGATAAAGAAGAACAAGAACATAATGAACAAGCAGGAGAAGCAGAGAAAGAACGGGCAAAGCGAGTTGCTATTGAAAAGCCAACAGAGGAAGTCGAAgttaaagaagaagaggaaggagCTGAAGCTGGAACAGATGAACTTGTGGGAATCCCAATTGCTCCCAGTGAAAAAATGAATAACACAAATGGGGTCATTTTTGTTCTTGAGAAGGCTTCATTGGAAGTTGCTAAAGTTGGAAAG AGTTTCCAACTCTTGAACTCGGATGATCATGCCAATTTCTTGCGGAAAAATAACAAGAACCCTGCTGATTACAGACCTGACATAACACATCAG GCTCTACTGTCGATTCTAGACAGTCCGGTCAATAAGGCTGGGAGATTGCAAGCTGTGTATGTTAGAACTGAGAAAGGTGTACTTTTTGAAGTTAAACCTCATGTTAGAATTCCGAGGACATATAAGCGGTTCTCTGGTATAATGT TGCAACtgctacaaaaattaaatataactgCTGTTGGCAAGCGGGAAAAGCTTTTACGAGTGATAAAGAATCCCGTAACCAATTATTTTCCTGTTAATTCTCGCAAAATAG GTTTCTCATATAGCTCAGACAAATTAGTTAAAATGAGGAAATACGTAGATGCTGTTGGTGATGATGTGAATCTTGTTTTTGTG GTGGGTGCAATGGCCCATGGGAAAATAGAGGTAGATTATATAGATGATTTTATAGCGA TTTCCGGTTATCCACTAAGTGCTGCAATGTGCATTGCAAGGATTACTGAAGCTTTGGCAGATAAGTGGAGCATATTGTAA
- the LOC107945654 gene encoding phosphomannomutase: MALKKSGLIALFDVDGTLTAPRKVATPEMLEFMKELRKVVTVGVVGGSDLVKISEQLGKSVINDYDYVFSENGLVAHKDGKLIGTQSLKSFLGEDKLKEFINFTLHYIADLDIPIKRGTFIEFRSGMLNVSPIGRNCSQEERDEFEKYDKVHNIRLKMVSVLREKFAHLNLTFSIGGQISFDVFPEGWDKTYCLRYLEEFQEIHFFGDKTYKGGNDHEIYESERTVGHTVTSPGDTVKQCKALFLSNP, from the exons ATGGCTCTAAAGAAATCTGGTTTGATTGCTTTATTTGATGTTGATGGAACACTTACAGCTCCaagaaag GTGGCTACCCCTGAAATGCTGGAGTTCATGAAGGAACTGAGAAAG GTTGTTACTGTTGGAGTAGTAGGTGGATCTGATCTTGTTAAGATATCTGAGCAACTTGGGAAATCAG TGATTAATGACTATGATTATGTATTTTCTGAAAATGGACTTGTTGCTCATAAAGAtgggaaactcattggaaccCAG AGTTTGAAGTCGTTTCTCGGAGAAGATAAGCTGAAG GAATTTATAAACTTCACATTGCATTATATTGCTGACTTGGATATCCCGATAAAAAG GGGGACATTCATTGAATTCCGAAGTGGGATGCTTAATGTATCTCCGATTGGACGTAACTGTAGCCAAGAAGAAAGGGATGAATTCGAAAAGTACGACAAG GTTCACAATATTCGCCTGAAAATGGTGTCTGTACTTCGAGAAAAGTTTGCTCACCTTAACTTGACATTTTCAATTGGAGGGCAAATAAGCTTTGAT GTTTTCCCCGAGGGCTGGGACAAAACATATTGCTTGAGATATCTTGAAGAGTTTCAAGAAATCCACTTCTTTGGGGACAAAACTTACAAG GGAGGTAACGATCATGAAATTTATGAATCGGAGAGAACAGTAGGACACACAG TTACAAGTCCTGGTGATACAGTGAAGCAGTGCAAAGCTCTCTTCTTAAGCAACCCTTGA